One window of the Eucalyptus grandis isolate ANBG69807.140 chromosome 6, ASM1654582v1, whole genome shotgun sequence genome contains the following:
- the LOC104449757 gene encoding isocitrate dehydrogenase [NADP]: MGFEKIKVENPIVEMDGDEMTRVFWKSIKDKLILPFLELDIKYFDLGLPHRDATDDKVTIESAEATLKYNVAIKCATITPDEARMKEFTLKQMWKSPNGTIRNILNGTVFREPIMCKNIPRLVPGWSKPICIGRHAFGDQYKATDTVIKGAGKLKLVFVPEGTDEKTELEVYNFTGAGGVALSMYNTDESIRSFAEASMNTAYQKKWPLYLSTKNTILKKYDGRFKDIFQEVYEANWKSKFEAAGIWYEHRLIDDMVAYALKSDGGYVWACKNYDGDVQSDFLAQGFGSLGLMTSVLVCPDGKTIEAEAAHGTVTRHYRVHQKGGETSTNSIASIFAWSRGLAHRAKLDNNAKLLDFAEKLEASCIGTVESGKMTKDLALLIHGPKFTRDQYLNTEEFIDAVAAELKARLSCQSLL; this comes from the exons ATGGGTTTCGAGAAGATCAAGGTCGAGAACCCCATCGTCGAGATGGACG GGGATGAAATGACCCGAGTGTTCTGGAAATCAATCAAGGATAAG CTTATTCTTCCCTTCTTGGAGTTGGATATCAAGTACTTCGACCTTGGTCTTCCTCACCGTGATGCCACTGATGACAAGGTTACAATTGAAAGCGCAGAAGCAACTCTTAA ATACAATGTGGCCATCAAATGTGCAACTATTACACCAG ATGAAGCTCGGATGAAGGAGTTTACTTTGAAGCAAATGTGGAAAAGTCCCAATGGGACGATTAGGAACATCTTGAATG GCACTGTCTTCAGAGAGCCAATAATGTGCAAAAATATTCCCCGGCTTGTCCCAG GGTGGTCCAAGCCAATATGCATTGGAAGACATGCTTTTGGTGATCAATACAAAGCTACTGATACTGTCATTAAAGGAGCTGGGAAACTTAAACTTGTCTTTG TGCCAGAAGGCACAGATGAGAAGACTGAGCTAGAAGTGTATAACTTCACGGGCGCTGGTGGAGTTGCATTGTCCATGTACAACACAGATGAG TCAATCCGTTCTTTTGCTGAGGCTTCAATGAACACTGCTTATCAGAAGAAGTGGCCGCTCTATCTTAGCACAAAGAATACCATCCTTAAAAAATATGATGGAAG ATTCAAGGATATATTCCAAGAAGTTTATGAAGCCAACTGGAAGTCAAAGTTTGAGGCTGCTGGAATCTG GTATGAACACCGTCTTATTGATGATATGGTGGCTTATGCGCTAAAGAGCGACGGAGGTTATGTGTGGGCATGCAAGAACTATGATGGAGATGTCCAGAGTGATTTCTTAGCCCAAG GGTTTGGATCGCTTGGCTTGATGACATCTGTCTTG GTCTGCCCAGACGGAAAAACTATTGAAGCAGAAGCTGCTCACGGTACGGTTACCCGCCATTATCGGGTCCATCAGAAAGGAGGCGAAACCAGCACTAATAGCATTGCTTCTATATTTGCTTGGTCACGAGGGCTTGCTCATAG GGCCAAGTTGGATAACAATGCCAAACTCCTTGATTTTGCCGAGAAACTAGAAGCATCTTGTATTGGAACTGTTGAGTCTGGCAAGATGACCAAGGATCTTGCACTCCTCATTCATGGTCCTAA GTTTACTAGGGATCAATACCTGAACACCGAAGAGTTTATTGATGCTGTGGCAGCTGAACTCAAGGCAAGGCTTTCATGCCAAAGTCTGCTGTAG
- the LOC104452001 gene encoding homeobox-leucine zipper protein ROC8, protein MADSGGSGGSGEEHEHRQDSHPSPNPSSSSRKGKGKSKTYHRHTPHQTQRLEAFFKEFPHPDENQRRQLSRELGLDPKQIKFWFQNKRTQRKTQNERADNTALRAENERIHCENLAIMEALKSVICPACGGPPFGEEERQRNLEKLKMENVQLKEEHAKVSKILAKYIGKPISQIDLLMPGPRSSADVSTASVPNQGFSGHNVDFVVAPPNPAPWSQLKVIPETEMADTLEITAYAMDELIRIVRMKEPLWIKSPLDGRYILHRDTYEQIFSRNYRFRGSGARLETSKESVLVTMEPSRLVNIFLDVRKWADMFHTIVTKASSIPVLEEGTQLNHRIYLQLIHARMHVLSPLVPAREVYFLRRCQQIELGMWVIVDVSYNYMTGDACPYNTWRLPSGCVIQDMGNGCSKVTWVEHVEVDDKNQSHKLFRDLVCGGLTYGAERWAITLQRMCERFAYSMLDDAPTHDAVEVGITTSPVIVVPEGRRNVMKLAHRMVKNFSAGLSMSGKLDFPHLSEVNNSGVRVCVRKSEEPGQPSGTIVSAATSLWLPVAPQAVFNFFRNENTRAQWDVLCNGNPVQEIARIPSGTHHGNSISIIQTSLHAENMLMLQESCIDPLTCMVVYAPIDSTAMTIALSGEDTSTVQILPSGFTISSDGRANPGSKPSTSTSSSKPAGTLLTVAFQILVSSHSGPEQLNVESVATVNTLISATVQKIKAALNCSAPE, encoded by the exons ATGGCTGATTCTGGAGGTAGTGGAGGTTCAGGTGAGGAGCATGAGCATAGGCAGGACTCTCACCCGAGTCCAAAtccgagctcgagctcgaggaAAGGGAAGGGGAAGTCGAAGACGTACCATCGTCACACCCCACACCAGACACAGAGGCTTGAAGC ATTTTTCAAGGAATTTCCGCACCCTGATGAGAATCAACGGCGTCAACTGAGCAGAGAACTCGGGCTTGACCCTAAACAGATCAAGTTCTGGTTTCAGAACAAGAGGACTCAGAGAAAG ACTCAAAATGAACGAGCAGATAACACAGCTCTTCGGGCTGAGAACGAGAGGATACACTGCGAAAACCTTGCGATCATGGAGGCGCTCAAGAGCGTTATTTGCCCAGCTTGTGGTGGTCCGCCCTTTGGCGAGGAAGAGAGGCAGCGTAATTTGGAGAAACTCAAGATGGAAAATGTGCAATTGAAAGAAGAG CATGCGAAAGTATCCAAAATTCTCGCCAAATATATCGGGAAACCGATCTCGCAAATTGATTTGCTTATGCCTGGCCCCAGATCATCTGCGGACGTGTCCACCGCCAGTGTCCCCAACCAAGGGTTTAGTGGTCACAACGTTGACTTCGTTGTGGCCCCTCCCAACCCTGCGCCTTGGAGCCAATTAAAGGTTATACCGGAAACAGAAATGGCCGACACATTGGAAATTACTGCATATGCCATGGATGAGTTAATCAGGATTGTGCGGATGAAAGAACCGTTGTGGATAAAGTCTCCTCTAGACGGAAGATACATACTCCATCGTGACACCTACGAGCAGATATTTTCTCGAAACTACCGTTTTAGGGGCTCTGGGGCTCGCCTGGAGACATCCAAGGAATCAGTTCTGGTGACGATGGAACCAAGCAGGCTGGTTAACATATTCCTGGATGTG CGCAAATGGGCGGATATGTTCCATACAATTGTCACAAAAGCTTCTTCTATCCCAGTTCTTGAAGAAGGAACACAACTTAATCACAGAATTTACTTGCAGCTG ATACATGCACGAATGCATGTGCTTTCTCCGCTAGTGCCGGCTCGGGAAGTCTACTTTCTTCGCCGTTGCCAACAGATTGAGCTAGGCATGTGGGTGATAGTGGATGTGTCCTACAATTACATGACAGGTGATGCGTGCCCTTACAATACCTGGAGGCTTCCTTCTGGCTGCGTGATTCAGGACATGGGTAATGGTTGCTCCAAG GTCACTTGGGTGGAACACGTAGAAGTGGACGACAAAAACCAATCTCATAAGCTTTTTAGGGATCTAGTGTGTGGCGGCCTCACGTACGGAGCAGAAAGATGGGCGATTACGCTCCAAAGAATGTGCGAGAGATTTGCTTACTCCATGCTGGATGATGCGCCAACGCACGATGCTGTGGAAG TTGGTATTACAACTTCACCGGTCATTGTTGTTCCTGAAGGTCGGAGAAATGTGATGAAGCTTGCTCATAGGATGGTGAAGAATTTCAGTGCGGGCTTGAGCATGTCCGGCAAATTAGATTTCCCTCACCTGTCTGAGGTTAACAACAGTGGGGTCCGTGTCTGTGTACGAAAGAGCGAAGAACCAGGACAGCCCAGTGGCACGATTGTTAGCGCGGCCACATCCCTATGGCTTCCTGTCGCACCTCAAGcggtcttcaatttcttcagaAACGAAAATACTCGTGCTCAG TGGGATGTACTCTGCAATGGAAATCCAGTCCAAGAGATAGCACGCATACCGAGTGGCACTCATCATGGAAACTCAATCTCAATTATTCAG ACTTCTCTGCATGCCGAGAACATGTTGATGCTTCAAGAGAGTTGCATAGACCCTTTGACGTGTATGGTGGTTTATGCCCCTATCGATTCAACAGCGATGACCATCGCGTTGAGCGGCGAGGACACTTCCACGGTGCAAATTCTTCCATCTGGCTTCACGATCTCCAGCGATGGCCGGGCCAATCCAGGTTCAAAACCTTCGACCAGCACAAGCTCCAGCAAGCCAGCAGGTACACTTCTCACTGTGGCATTCCAGATATTGGTTTCCAGCCACTCAGGACCAGAGCAGCTCAACGTGGAATCCGTGGCGACCGTGAACACTCTCATTAGTGCGACCGTTCAGAAAATTAAGGCTGCTCTAAATTGCTCTGCCCCggaatga
- the LOC104449758 gene encoding trans-cinnamate:CoA ligase, peroxisomal produces the protein MDDLPKCETNHVPLTPLTFLKRAASAYAGRFTWRQTHERCLRLASSLRSLDVVKNDVVSILAPNVPAMYEMHFAVPMVGAVLNTINARLNAANIATILRHSGAKVFFVDCMHVLVAREALAMLSATGYCIPMVIDIDDINSPTGVQIGDLEYEDLIQKGDLADVPEELRDEWDPIALNYTSGTTSEPKGVVYSHRGAYLSTLSLILGWEMRSEPVYLWTLPMYHCNGWTFTWGIAARGGTNVCLRNVTALNIYRNIVAHRVTNMCCAPVIFNILLDAEPHERREAVAPIEILTGGAPPPPALILKMESLGFHITHAYGLTEATGPALVCEWRADWNRLPPSKQARLKARQGISVLTLADVDVKDLDTMRSVPRDGKSMGEIVLRGSSIMKGYYKNPEATAKAFRNGWFLTGDVGVVHHDGYVEVKDRSKDVIISGGENISSVDLENVLYRHPRVLEVAVVAMPHPRWGESPCAFISINKNSEGETDDVKEAEILSFCRKNLPNFMVPKKVEFMPELPKTSTGKIQKFQLRALAKTMVVSEDVSAASPRLSRL, from the exons ATGGACGACCTCCCGAAATGCGAAACGAATCACGTCCCGCTCACACCGCTCACCTTCTTGAAGAGAGCCGCTTCCGCCTACGCCGGCCGCTTCACGTGGCGCCAGACCCACGAGCGCTGCCTCCGCCTCGCCTCGTCGCTCCGCTCTCTCGATGTCGTCAAGAACGATGTG GTTTCTATCCTGGCTCCGAACGTTCCGGCCATGTACGAGATGCACTTTGCCGTGCCGATGGTTGGGGCAGTTCTCAACACCATAAATGCCCGTCTAAACGCTGCCAACATTGCTACCATCCTCCGCCACTCCGGAGCCAAGGTCTTCTTTGTCGATTGCATGCACGTGCTGGTGGCGCGGGAGGCGCTCGCGATGCTCTCGGCCACCGGTTACTGCATACCCATGGTTATCGACATCGACGACATTAACTCGCCGACTGGTGTTCAAATTGGCGATTTGGAATACGAGGATCTCATTCAGAAGGGGGACCTGGCCGACGTCCCCGAGGAGCTCCGAGATGAGTGGGACCCCATCGCGCTCAATTACACTTCCGGGACGACGTCGGAGCCGAAAGGAGTGGTGTACAGCCACCGAGGAGCCTACCTCAGCACCCTCAGCTTGATCCTCGGGTGGGAAATGCGAAGCGAACCGGTGTATCTGTGGACGCTGCCGATGTACCACTGCAACGGATGGACCTTCACATGGGGCATCGCCGCCCGCGGTGGAACCAACGTGTGCCTCCGCAACGTTACTGCGCTCAACATCTACCGGAACATCGTTGCTCACAGGGTCACCAACATGTGCTGCGCTCCAGTCATCTTCAACATCCTCCTTGATGCCGAGCCCCACGAACGCCGCGAGGCTGTCGCCCCAATAGAGATCCTCACCGGCGGTGCTCCCCCGCCACCGGCCCTAATCCTAAAGATGGAGTCTCTCGGCTTCCACATCACGCATGCATACGGGCTAACCGAAGCCACCGGGCCAGCCCTGGTCTGCGAGTGGCGGGCAGACTGGAACCGCCTGCCGCCATCAAAGCAGGCACGGCTCAAGGCACGCCAGGGAATCAGCGTATTGACACTCGCCGACGTGGATGTCAAGGACTTGGACACGATGAGGAGTGTTCCTCGTGACGGCAAATCCATGGGAGAAATTGTTCTGCGTGGGAGCAGCATCATGAAAGGCTACTACAAGAACCCCGAAGCGACAGCAAAGGCTTTCCGAAACGGGTGGTTCCTCACCGGAGACGTCGGCGTCGTCCACCATGACGGTTACGTGGAGGTCAAGGACCGATCAAAGGACGTGATTATTTCCGGTGGGGAAAACATCAGCAGTGTCGACCTCGAGAACGTGCTCTATCGGCACCCAAGGGTCTtggaggtggcggtggtggcgatGCCGCATCCACGGTGGGGCGAGAGTCCGTGCGCGTTCATCAGCATTAATAAGAACTCCGAAGGTGAAACAGACGACGTGAAAGAAGCGGAGATCCTATCTTTCTGTAGGAAGAACCTCCCAAATTTCATGGTTCCAAAGAAGGTGGAGTTCATGCCGGAGTTGCCCAAGACTTCCACAGGGAAAATCCAAAAGTTCCAGTTGAGGGCCTTGGCGAAGACGATGGTCGTATCGGAGGATGTTTCCGCCGCCTCACCTAGATTGTCGCGTCTTTGA